One segment of Theobroma cacao cultivar B97-61/B2 chromosome 9, Criollo_cocoa_genome_V2, whole genome shotgun sequence DNA contains the following:
- the LOC18588309 gene encoding stress-response A/B barrel domain-containing protein UP3 — protein MLCLKARPLFSSPFPLTYSSPKYLKRPLTLSTKTPKSSITMSIIEHVVLFKVKDDTEQAKVNAMVNGLNGLVSLDPVLHITAGPVLRTRSPISNFTHMLHSRYKSKEDLSAYSAHPDHMRVVKENVLPICDDIMAVDWVADNDPAPLSPPPSSAIKLTFMKLKENVPSDAQGEILGVIKGIKEGISGIQQITCGENFSPARAKGFSLASIAVFTGVEEMEAAEGNEEFVNLQKQKVRDYLDGVIVIDYVVPSSSSSSL, from the coding sequence ATGCTTTGTTTGAAAGCTCGCCCTCTCTTTTCCTCTCCATTTCCCCTCACGTATTCGTCTCCCAAATACCTTAAAAGACCCCTCACCTTATCCACCAAAACCCCAAAATCCTCGATCACAATGTCCATCATTGAGCATGTGGTTCTTTTCAAAGTCAAAGATGACACCGAGCAGGCAAAGGTCAATGCGATGGTCAATGGCCTCAACGGCTTGGTCTCGCTCGATCCTGTCCTCCACATCACTGCTGGTCCAGTCCTACGCACCAGATCTCCGATCTCCAATTTCACCCACATGCTCCATAGCCGGTACAAGTCCAAAGAGGATTTGAGCGCATATTCTGCACATCCTGATCACATGCGTGTGGTCAAGGAAAATGTCCTCCCCATCTGTGATGATATCATGGCTGTTGATTGGGTTGCCGATAATGATCCTGCTCCACTGTCCCCACCGCCTAGTTCTGCCATCAAATTAACCTTCATGAAACTCAAAGAAAATGTTCCCAGTGACGCGCAAGGTGAGATTTTAGGGGTAATTAAAGGGATTAAGGAGGGAATCTCTGGTATTCAACAGATCACCTGCGGGGAGAATTTCTCACCTGCAAGGGCTAAGGGCTTTTCGCTTGCCTCGATTGCTGTTTTTACTGGAGTAGAGGAAATGGAGGCAGCAGAGGGGAATGAAGAGTTTGTCAACTTACAGAAGCAGAAGGTTAGGGATTATTTGGATGGTGTTATTGTTATTGATTATGTGGtgccatcatcatcatcttcaagTCTTTGA